A stretch of DNA from Maridesulfovibrio sp.:
TGCCGAGATGTCCGGCAACTGGTTGCAGCGCTCATGGCGGCCCATACTGATGCTGACCATTATCGCCATAGTGGCCAACAACTACCTTTTCTATCCCTATCTGACCCTGTTCTGGACCGGTGCTCCGCACCTTGAGCTTCCCGAACAGCTCTGGGCGCTCATGGAACTGGGACTGGGCGGATACGTGGTCGGGCGCAGTGCCGAAAAGGTCGCT
This window harbors:
- a CDS encoding holin family protein; this encodes MIGSIIDLGSTIIDKIWPDAGEREKAKLKLMELQQAGQLADLESRVKVMLAEMSGNWLQRSWRPILMLTIIAIVANNYLFYPYLTLFWTGAPHLELPEQLWALMELGLGGYVVGRSAEKVAKTWSGKNE